The following coding sequences are from one Lolium rigidum isolate FL_2022 chromosome 6, APGP_CSIRO_Lrig_0.1, whole genome shotgun sequence window:
- the LOC124663169 gene encoding uncharacterized protein LOC124663169: MPHEKPINHGPPPGDDTGETNTAWTGEKRRRSYLPQSPSSSDAPTATAQDPISHTLSGAGEAAMDHQGPVSDMATAREQDHALLPPRTDSVEDEEETQELFGPQVMLSEEDQANDAKKLPLGGVPLGRMTPQMSWTERLKVWASHARCRVAYYKIVKPESGCELKDPHEYTVDELRKERYFKYLEDDVAFEWFFNTDDIWNPHLDDYQKMCLKDLMPGRIESEYLNADEYHDRYHTYEMDTVYVKYYGEISKKIKWIENFVHLDERSVEWSVMDTTGWRQALRIATNFPHMTLRLASFAYREYISELRKDAALKDLDLVYFEIWRLVVKDNKSYMDAVKLVHEMEKFHMHKHTMEAELTGAPVFVTLKHMALQEW, encoded by the exons ATGCCGCACGAGAAGCCCATCAATCATGGTCCTCCACCGGGCGACGATACGGGTGAAACGAACACGGCGTGGACGGGGGAGAAGAGGCGGCGCAGCTACCTACCCCAATCACCATCATCTTCCGACGCTCCTACTGCCACCGCCCAGGATCCGATCTCTCATACGCTTTCTGGGGCCGGCGAGGCTGCCATGGATCACCAGGGCCCCGTTTCAGACATGGCCACAGCCCGGGAGCAAGATCACGCGCTGCTTCCTCCAAGAACGGACTCggtagaggatgaagaagaaaccCAGGAGCTTTTCGGGCCGCAAGTAATGCTCAGCGAGGAAGACCAGGCCAACGATGCTAAAAAATTGCCTCTCGGTGGTGTTCCTCTCGGCAGAATGACGCCGCAGATGAGTTGGACGGAAAGGCTCAAGGTATGGGCGAGCCATGCACGCTGTCGTGTCGCTTATTACAAG ATTGTGAAGCCAGAGTCTGGATGCGAGCTCAAGGATCCGCATGAGTACACAGTGGATGAACTTCGCAAGGAGAGGTACTTTAAATATTTAGAGGATGATGTAGCTTTTGAGTGGTTCTTCAATACCGATGATATCTGGAACCCTCATTTGGATGACTACCAAAAGATGTGCCTTAAAGATCTC ATGCCTGGTAGGATTGAATCAGAGTACCTCAATGCCGATGAGTACCATGATCGTTATCATACGTATGAAATGGATACTGTTTATGTCAAGTACTATGGAGAAATATCAAAGAAAATCAAG TGGATTGAAAATTTTGTACATCTGGATGAAAGGTCTGTGGAG TGGAGCGTTATGGATACTACAGGATGGAGGCAAGCATTGAGAATTGCAACAAATTTTCCCCATATGACTCTTCGTTTAGCTTCTTTTGCATATCGT GAGTACATTTCTGAGCTGCGGAAGGATGCGGCGCTCAAGGACCTAGATCTTGTGTATTTTGAGATCTGGAGACTTGTTGTTAAGGATAAT aaaagttacatGGATGCCGTGAAGTTGGTACATGAAATGGAGAAGTTCCATATGCACAAACATACAATGGAGGCTGAACTGACGGGGGCTCCTGTCTTTGTGACACTGAAACACAtggcactacaggaatggtga
- the LOC124663171 gene encoding uncharacterized protein LOC124663171, whose product MVSHRPSRRLTSMARARSGALLVLALLLACAAAASVGAAAAAGKVAAGSGRAEEEEGCRDLATRGACVASGGCRWCRSEALDDMCFGAAEAWRLPNQVFSCDPPAAAAHATR is encoded by the exons ATGG TGTCCCACAGACCATCTCGGCGACTCACCTCCATGGCCAGGGCCAGATCCGGAGCGCTGCTGGTGCTCGCGCTGCTCCTGGCCTGCGCCGCGGCCGCGTCGGTGggtgctgctgctgcggcgggcAAGGTTGCTGCAGggtcggggcgggcggaggaggaggaggggtgcCGGGATCTGGCGACGCGGGGCGCGTGCGTGGCGAGCGGCGGATGCCGGTGGTGCCGCAGCGAGGCGCTCGACGACATGTGCTTCGGCGCGGCGGAGGCGTGGCGGCTCCCCAACCAGGTCTTCTCCTGcgacccgcccgccgccgccgcgcacgccACGAGGTAG